A stretch of the Kroppenstedtia eburnea genome encodes the following:
- a CDS encoding AbrB/MazE/SpoVT family DNA-binding domain-containing protein → MRGIGIVRKVDHLGRIVLPKELRETMNIQAHDGVEIFVDHEQIVMRKYNPSCIFCDSGESLFQFRGKIVCRECLEEAGSDVL, encoded by the coding sequence ATGCGAGGAATCGGGATCGTCCGAAAAGTGGACCATCTGGGCCGGATTGTCTTGCCCAAGGAATTGCGGGAAACAATGAATATTCAAGCCCATGACGGTGTGGAGATATTCGTGGATCACGAGCAGATTGTGATGCGGAAGTACAATCCCTCCTGTATTTTTTGTGATTCCGGCGAATCCCTGTTCCAGTTCAGGGGAAAAATCGTTTGCCGGGAATGTCTGGAGGAAGCCGGCAGTGATGTCCTTTGA
- a CDS encoding enoyl-CoA hydratase-related protein produces MESDFLKVSNEKGVGWIRLHRPEVLNALNRQMVADLVGLLESFDRDENIRAILLTGGPKAFAAGADIGEMAQATSVEMLHLDPFADWDRIRHISKPIVAAVSGYALGGGCELAMACDLILASESAKFGQPEINIGVMPGAGGTQRLTRAVGKARAMEMVLTGKPITAQEALQAGLVNRVIPVEKLEEEAMKLAEELASKPPVALRLAKQAVLKAAEVGLEEGLDYEQKLFYFLFSTEDQKEGMQAFSEKRRPLFRGR; encoded by the coding sequence TTGGAATCCGATTTTCTCAAGGTGTCCAATGAAAAGGGGGTGGGCTGGATCCGGCTTCACCGTCCGGAGGTGCTCAATGCCTTGAATCGTCAGATGGTGGCGGATCTGGTCGGGCTACTGGAAAGCTTTGACCGGGATGAAAACATCCGCGCCATCCTGCTGACAGGCGGACCGAAAGCTTTTGCCGCCGGAGCGGACATCGGGGAGATGGCCCAGGCGACATCTGTGGAAATGCTCCACTTGGATCCCTTTGCCGACTGGGATCGGATTCGTCACATTTCCAAACCGATTGTGGCCGCCGTCAGCGGATATGCCTTGGGAGGAGGGTGCGAGCTGGCCATGGCTTGTGACTTGATCCTGGCGTCGGAATCGGCCAAGTTCGGTCAGCCGGAAATCAACATCGGGGTGATGCCGGGGGCCGGCGGGACCCAGCGTCTGACCCGGGCGGTGGGGAAGGCCCGGGCGATGGAGATGGTGCTGACAGGAAAGCCGATCACAGCCCAAGAGGCTTTGCAAGCCGGCCTGGTCAACCGGGTGATCCCGGTGGAGAAGCTGGAAGAGGAAGCGATGAAACTGGCGGAGGAGCTGGCTTCCAAACCCCCCGTCGCTCTCCGGCTCGCCAAACAAGCGGTGTTGAAAGCGGCGGAGGTCGGATTGGAAGAGGGTTTGGATTATGAACAGAAGCTCTTTTACTTTCTGTTTTCCACCGAGGATCAAAAGGAAGGCATGCAAGCCTTTTCAGAAAAGCGCCGCCCCTTGTTTCGGGGGAGATAA
- a CDS encoding anti-sigma factor domain-containing protein, producing MQKGILMEVSKRHWIVMTPDGEFLKVPHRGREARLGEEVNFTLQETPGRWGWLRRNPWIMGGLAAAVLVIAMILPLFQPVDVNAQSYVYLDDTESSLVIGVNKDHEVISVDGMNSKGKRLAERIKGDMAFKGVHVDDFVANLLAHAKTDYKGLLNTENGVFLSQIPSNSKILAGERIDLEGTLNNIKEKVGRNPELKDTQLLYTMSLPDELKSRAKEYGVSPTKYALWLLACEEGYEIRIDEIDNHSTELVAILESFQEKYPLTEAEWLEIMNRHDPEMEPDQKKPADPKDSDLQQPPGEKKDHKSKGNQEKSGNDPVKEHPAKTEPEPEGETPSGGGSEDPPPETGTGEGNGSPGSDGNGSFQDSGNNANVQ from the coding sequence GTGCAGAAAGGAATTTTGATGGAGGTCAGTAAGCGGCATTGGATCGTGATGACACCGGATGGGGAATTTTTGAAAGTTCCCCACCGGGGACGTGAAGCCAGGCTGGGTGAGGAGGTCAACTTCACTTTGCAGGAGACCCCCGGCCGATGGGGATGGTTGAGACGGAATCCCTGGATCATGGGAGGGTTGGCAGCGGCAGTATTGGTGATCGCCATGATCTTGCCTCTGTTTCAGCCGGTGGATGTCAATGCCCAATCCTATGTTTATCTCGATGACACGGAATCCAGTCTGGTGATCGGGGTGAACAAGGATCATGAAGTGATCTCTGTCGACGGGATGAACAGCAAGGGGAAGAGGCTGGCGGAACGGATCAAGGGGGACATGGCTTTCAAGGGGGTCCATGTCGACGACTTTGTCGCCAACCTGCTGGCCCATGCCAAAACCGATTACAAGGGACTGCTGAATACGGAGAACGGGGTGTTTCTGTCCCAGATCCCGTCCAATTCAAAAATCCTTGCCGGAGAGAGAATTGATCTTGAGGGCACACTGAACAACATTAAAGAAAAGGTGGGCCGGAATCCGGAGCTGAAGGATACTCAGTTACTGTACACCATGTCTCTTCCGGATGAACTGAAAAGCCGGGCCAAGGAGTACGGTGTGTCTCCAACCAAGTATGCTTTGTGGCTCCTGGCCTGTGAAGAGGGATACGAGATTCGGATCGATGAAATAGACAATCATTCCACGGAGTTGGTTGCCATTCTGGAATCCTTCCAGGAAAAATATCCACTGACGGAAGCCGAATGGTTGGAGATCATGAACAGACACGATCCGGAAATGGAGCCGGATCAGAAAAAACCGGCGGATCCCAAGGATTCGGATCTGCAACAACCACCTGGTGAAAAGAAGGACCACAAATCCAAGGGAAACCAGGAGAAGAGTGGAAATGATCCGGTGAAGGAGCATCCGGCCAAGACGGAACCTGAACCGGAAGGGGAAACCCCATCCGGGGGTGGATCGGAAGATCCACCGCCGGAGACCGGAACCGGCGAAGGCAACGGCTCCCCGGGTTCTGACGGGAACGGAAGTTTCCAGGACAGTGGAAACAACGCCAACGTCCAGTGA